In one window of Primulina tabacum isolate GXHZ01 chromosome 8, ASM2559414v2, whole genome shotgun sequence DNA:
- the LOC142553189 gene encoding bifunctional riboflavin kinase/FMN phosphatase-like isoform X2, which translates to MENSCPKTRVFAVIFDLDGTLLNTEQVTKDILKNFLAKYGKIQDNEKEKKRLGMTQKESAIAIVNDYDLPLTPEQFTREILPMYYGKWKEAKPLPGADRLMRHLHKHGIQFALASNSLSKNIDGKISHHDGWKERFVTILGSDQVKSGKPSPDIVGVKAGKSAQMKVVAVPSLQIGTDTFSVADSILHSLLEFQPELWGLPQFEDWVGKTLPIEPINLSGIFTDGLFHAYADNSLTVLPDQIWGLYLGWVKFDELKVSKAVISIGWSLGCCNFERKIDVCTLDGSNHNVYDGKMQLLIVGYLQRSISEDNILILNNLDILDEDKVTADAALSLPAFSHKLCKSFKREDYVVDDFRVESEI; encoded by the exons ATGGAGAATTCATGTCCAAAGACTCGTGTTTTTGCTGTTATATTTGATTTGGATGGGACCCTTTTGAATACAG AGCAAGTGACTAAGGACATTCTGAAGAATTTCTTGGCTAAATATGGGAAGATCCAGGACAATGAGAAGGAAAAGAAGAGATTGGGAATGACGCAGAAAGAATCAGCTATAGCAATTGTGAATGATTATGATCTTCCCTTGACTCCGGAACAATTTACTCGAGAAATCCTGCCAATGTACTACGGAAA GTGGAAAGAGGCAAAACCACTTCCTGGTGCTGACCGTCTTATGAGACATCTTCACAAACATGGAATACAGTTTGCACTCGCATCAAATTCTTTGAGTAAAAACATTGACGGAAAAATATCACACCATGATG gttggaaagaacgctttgTTACCATTCTTGGAAGTGACCAGGTCAAGTCAGGGAAGCCCTCTCCGGATAT AGTGGGAGTAAAAGCAGGAAAGTCTGCTCAAATGAAGGTAGTAGCAGTGCCGTCACTCCAAATTGGAACAGATACATTTTCTGTTGCAGATTCCATACTTCACTCACTCCTAGAGTTCCAGCCAGAACTATGGGGTCTTCCACAATTCGAAGACT GGGTTGGAAAAACTTTGCCTATCGAACCTATTAATTTATCAGGCATCTTTACCGATGGGCTTTTTCATGCATATGCAG ATAATAGCCTTACTGTGCTCCCGGATCAAATCTGGGGACTTTACCTTGGCTGGGTCAAATTTGATGAGCTGAAAGTCTCAAAAGCTGTAATCAGCATAGGTTGGAGCCTTGGTTGTTGCAactttgagagaaaaatt GATGTTTGTACACTAGATGGAAGCAATCACAACGTTTACGATGGTAAGATGCAGTTGTTGATTGTGGGCTACCTTCAAAGGTCGATAAGTGAG GACAACATATTGATTTTGAACAACCTCGACATACTCGATGAAGATAAAGTGACTGCTGATGCTGCTTTGAGTTTGCCTGCATTTTCCCACAAATTATGCAAATCTTTCAAACGTGAAGATTATGTTGTAGATGATTTCCGTGTTGAGTCGGAAATCTGA
- the LOC142553187 gene encoding protein transport protein Sec61 subunit gamma-1-like: MDALDSVFDPLREFSKDSIRLVKRCHKPDRKEFTKVATRTAIGFVVMGFVGFFVKLIFIPINNIIVGAS; encoded by the exons ATGGATGCTTTGGATTCAGTTTTCGATCCACTCAGAGAATTCTCCAAGGACAGCATTCGTCTTGTCAAGCGGTGCCACAAGCCTGACCGCAAGG AATTCACGAAGGTTGCTACTCGAACTGCGATCGGTTTCGTGGTGATGGGATTTGTTGGATTTTTCGTCAAGTTGATTTTCATCCCCATCAACAATATCATCGTGGGTGCTTCCTGA
- the LOC142553188 gene encoding SWI/SNF complex component SNF12 homolog: MDNHNIHKNHNPVRGNFGFGNPGGKQMQIPMQMPLNQNQQQVPQMLPQNQPQVRPYFPGHFQPSEPQAQAFAQGQTVQVHTQAQFMATQPQGHNNVSISSPSVSTPGSGGAGTGKRLHKPPSRPSGGLSAQGTASPMKTMELTPAAHRGKRKVLDKSIPDKVAAIVPESALYTQLVEFESRVDAALTRKKVEILEALKNHVRAQKILRVYLFNTYANQAQTDSVKENAESPSWTLRMIGRILEDGKDPALEGQVQKSSCSYPKFSTFFKKITIYLDQNLYPDNNVILWESSRSPVLHEGFEVKRKGDKEFTAIIRLEINYCPEKFKLSEALHEVLGIEVDTRPRIIAALWHYVKTRKLQIPGDTSSFMCDLPLRKVFGEDKLKFSMVMQKITPHLIPPGPIHIEHKIKLSGGSPAGNTCYDVLVDIPWTLEREMSNFLANIEKNKEIENCDEAISSAIKKIHEHRRRRAFFLGFSQSPGEFINSLIASQARDLKLASLDTNRDVEKERQAEFYHQPWIEDAVIRYLNRKTAAGSEAPGSK, from the exons ATGGATAATCATAATATTCATAAAAACCACAACCCTGTGAGGGGAAATTTCGGTTTTGGGAATCCTGGAGGAAAGCAAATGCAAATTCCGATGCAGATGCCCTTGAATCAGAACCAGCAACAGGTACCCCAGATGCTGCCCCAGAATCAGCCTCAAGTCAGGCCCTACTTTCCTGGACATTTTCAACCATCAGAACCTCAGGCGCAGGCGTTTGCGCAGGGCCAAACAGTTCAAGTCCATACTCAAGCGCAGTTCATGGCCACCCAGCCTCAGGGCCACAATAACGTCAGCATTTCTTCACCATCTGTGTCCACTCCTGGGTCTGGAGGGGCAGGAACAGGAAAGCGCCTTCACAAACCACCTTCTCGGCCTTCCGGGGGATTATCAGCTCAGGGAACTGCTTCCCCAATGAAAACCATGGAACTGACCCCAGCTGCACATAGAGGGAAGCGGAAGGTTCTGGATAAAAGTATTCCTGATAAAGTGGCAGCGATAGTGCCAGAATCTGCTCTTTATACTCAATTGGTTGAATTCGAGTCTCGTGTAGATGCTGCTCTTACGAGAAAAAAGGTTGAGATATTAGAAGCCCTGAAAAATCATGTACGTGCTCAGAAGATCCTACGTGTATATTTGTTCAACACATATGCGAACCAGGCACAGACAGATTCTGTGAAGGAAAATGCTGAATCACCTTCTTGGACACTCAGGATGATTGGGAGAATTTTAGAAGATGGCAAAGATCCCGCTTTGGAAGGACAAGTGCAGAAATCAAGCTGTTCCTACCCAAAGTTTTcaactttcttcaagaaaattacTATTTACTTGGATCAAAATCTGTATCCAGATAACAACGTAATACTTTGGGAGAGTTCTCGATCACCGGTGCTTCATGAGGGGTTTGAGGTGAAGAGGAAAGGAGACAAGGAATTCACTGCAATTATTAGATTGGAGATTAATTATTGCCCCGAAAAGTTTAAACTTTCAGAAGCTTTGCATGAAGTTcttggcattgaggtggatacACGACCTAGAATTATTGCAGCACTTTGGCACTACGTAAAAACTAGAAAATTACAAATACCCGGTGACACTTCGTCCTTCATGTGTGATCTACCTCTTAGGAAAGTGTTTGGAGAAGACAAGTTGAAATTTTCCATGGTTATGCAGAAGATAACACCTCATTTGATTCCACCTGGTCCGATACACATAGAGCATAAAATTAAGCTCTCTGGTGGTAGTCCCGCTGGAAATACTTGCTATGATGTGCTTGTCGATATTCCTTGGACATTAGAAAGGGAAATGTCAAATTTTTTGGCCAACATAGAGAAGAACAAGGAGATTGAAAATTGTGATGAAGCAATTTCTTCAGCTATAAAGAAAATCCATGAGCATCGCCGAAGACGAGCTTTCTTTCTTGGATTTAGTCAGTCACCTGGAGAGTTCATTAATTCCTTAATTGCTTCTCAAGCCAGGGATTTGAAGCTTGCTTCACTAGATACCAATCGCGACGTGGAGAAAGAGCGGCAAGCAGAGTTTTACCATCAACCatg GATTGAAGATGCAGTTATCCGGTACCTAAATCGCAAGACTGCTGCTGGGAGTGAAGCTCCTGGAAGCAAATAG
- the LOC142554322 gene encoding uncharacterized protein LOC142554322 — protein sequence MATPKISLPQEHNPSAIDFPSVPITCHRLNGKNYLQWSQSVKLFICGRGKDGFLSGEAICPTSDDPKSRMWNSENCMVMSWLINSMTTEIGENFLLYRSAKEIWDAAKDTYSSKDNTSELFAIECRLQDLRQGESSVTDFFNALTRLWQQLNLFEVHDWECPADGDRFRCIVEQRRIFRFLSGLNPSLDDVRGRILGTKPLPSLRGVFSVVRHEESRRKIMLTTADLPSTVDASALAAQHRLPSPSDDSNGGMRMIPNLPGIGQHKQSRLWCPKCRKSSHTIDTCWKIHGKPADWKPARERRANTATVDSQNSEQPPFTKEQLDALQKLFGQPTVTATPSLSSIGNVAHSGIASFTSLQHDMSSYWIIDSGASDHMTGCLNYFHSFQQCNAPNTVRIANGSLSTVTGYGSIQLTKDICLHSVLFVPELACNLLSVSKLNHELGCLTKFLCNSCVIQDVASGKKIGSAELSGGLYIFKTDGALDLPSAPKSVPHSTSALSSNKIKDIVLWHYRLGHPNPFDIWGPSNAPNLNGTRWFILFIDDHTRLSWVFLMKNKSESSSLQGESSSINEPDSLDFTIPSIPHIEPLASIITPMDSSPDHRKSNLHEPIHTYSRRKHHHQETIQMPTELQAANDISPRINPGTHSRELTNTDTHVINSSELDDNLDERPIALRKGTRSCTQHPIGNFVSFERFSPTYCAFLANLDHVRILSNIEDALNDPNWKIAVFDEIKALEKNNTWDITDLPSGKKPVGCKWIFTVKQKSDGSIERLKARLVAKGYTQSYGIDYQETFAPVARLNTIRVLLSLAANLDWPLYQLDVKNAFLNGDLEEEVFMRIPHGFESQIPSNKVCKLRKSLYGLKQSPRAWFYRFMKVLKNDGYSQCQADHTLFVKHSREGKIAILIVYVDDIVLTGNHKEEIDHVKLLLSREFEMKDLGHLKYFLGMEIARSTGGIFISQRKYVTDLLQET from the exons ATGGCAACGCCGAAAATATCCCTTCCTCAAGAACACAACCCCTCGGCAATTGATTTCCCGTCGGTACCCATCACTTGTCATCGTCTGAATGGCAAGAATTATTTACAGTGGTCACAATCTGTCAAGCTTTTCATTTGTGGCCGCGGTAAAGATGGCTTTCTATCCGGGGAAGCGATATGTCCTACTTCTGACGATCCAAAATCCCGGATGTGGAATTCAGAGAATTGTATGGTTATGTCTTGGTTAATAAATTCCATGACAACCGAGATAGGAGAGAACTTTCTCCTATATCGCAGtgccaaggaaatctgggaCGCCGCAAAGGACACATACTCCAGCAAAGATAACACCTCCGAATTGTTTGCTATCGAATGCCGGTTGCAAGATCTCCGCCAAGGAGAGTCCTCCGTCACTGATTTCTTCAATGCACTTACACGTCTATGGCAGCAATTAAATCTCTTTGAAGTACATGACTGGGAGTGTCCAGCAGATGGTGACCGATTTAGGTGTATTGTGGAGCAGCGAAGGATATTCAGATTCCTGTCTGGACTCAATCCATCACTTGACGACGTAAGGGGGAGAATTCTTGGCACTAAACCATTACCAAGCCTTCGAGGTGTATTCTCTGTTGTTCGTCATGAAGAGAGCCGTCGGAAGATTATGTTAACAACGGCAGATCTTCCCTCAACTGTCGACGCATCTGCCTTGGCTGCCCAACATCGTCTCCCTTCACCAAGTGATGACTCTAATGGTGGTATGCGTATGATTCCAAATTTACCCGGTATTGGCCAACACAAACAAAGCCGTCTGTGGTGTCCAAAATGTCGCAAATCTTCACATACTATagatacttgctggaaaattcaTGGGAAACCTGCCGATTGGAAACCAGCAAGAGAACGACGCGCAAACACAGCCACTGTTGATTCTCAAAATTCAGAACAGCCACCCTTCACGAAGGAACAACTCGATGCTCTCCAGAAGTTGTTTGGACAGCCTACTGTCACTGCCACTCCATCTCTCAGCAGCATCGGTAATGTGGCTCACTCAGGTATTGCCTCATTTACATCCTTACAACATGATATGTCATCCTATTGGATAATCGACTCAGGTGCATCCGACCATATGACTGGGTGCCTCAACTACTTTCATAGTTTTCAGCAGTGCAATGCTCCTAACACAGTTCGAATAGCCAATGGTTCTCTATCCACCGTGACTGGTTATGGCTCCATTCAGTTAACTAAGGATATTTGTCTTCATTCAGTCCTGTTTGTGCCAGAACTTGCGTGTAATTTACTATCTGTTAGTAAACTGAATCATGAGCTTGGTTGCCTGACTAAGTTCTTGTGTAATTCGTGTGTTATCCAGGATGTGGCATCGGGGAAGAAGATTGGCAGTGCTGAACTTTCAGGGGGATTATATATTTTCAAGACAGATGGTGCTTTGGACTTACCTTCTGCCCCAAAATCAGTACCTCACTCTACTTCTGCTTTAAGTTCTAATAAGATCAAGGATATTGTTTTATGGCACTATCGTTTAGGTCATCCAAATCCATT TGATATTTGGGGGCCATCTAATGCCCCCAACCTTAACGGAACTCGCTGGTTTATCTTGTTTATCGATGACCACACACGGCTATCGTGGGTTTTCCtcatgaaaaataaatctgaAA GCTCTTCACTTCAGGGGGAGTCATCATCCATTAATGAACCAGACAGTTTGGATTTCACAATCCCATCCATCCCACATATAGAGCCTCTTGCATCTATTATTACACCAATGGACTCCTCCCCAGATCATAGAAAATCTAACCTCCATGAGCCAATTCATACATATTCTCGTAGAAAGCATCATCATCAAGAGACTATACAAATGCCCACAGAACTTCAGGCTGCCAATGACATCTCCCCGAGAATAAATCCAGGTACACATTCTCGAGAATTGACTAATACTGATACTCATGTTATTAACAGCAGTGAGCTTGATGATAATCTTGATGAAAGGCCTATTGCACTACGAAAAGGAACCCGATCATGCACACAACACCCTATAGGCAATTTTGTCTCATTTGAACGGTTCTCACCTACATATTGTGCCTTCCTGGCCAATCTAGATCATGTTCGGATTCTTTCTAATATCGAAGATGCATTAAATGATCCAAACTGGAAAATTGCTGTCTTTGATGAAATAAAGGCGTTAGAAAAGAACAACACGTGGGACATCACTGATCTTCCATCAGGTAAGAAACCGGTCGGGTGCAAGTGGATTTTCACAGTGAAACAGAAGTCAGATGGGAGTATAGAACGATTAAAAGCTAGACTTGTAGCCAAGGGGTATACTCAGTCATACGGCATTGACTACCAAGAAACCTTTGCTCCTGTTGCTAGGCTTAACACTATCCGAGTTCTTCTGTCTCTCGCAGCTAACCTCGACTGGCCATTGTATCAACTTGATGTCAAAAATGCATTTCTTAATGGTGATCTTGAGGAGGAAGTCTTCATGAGAATACCTCATGGCTTTGAATCCCAAATTCCGAGTAACAAGGTGTGCAAGTTGCGAAAGTCCCTGTATGGACTTAAACAATCTCCTAGAGCTTGGTTTTATCGATTCATGAAAGTGTTAAAAAACGATGGCTACTCTCAATGTCAGGCTGATCACACCTTATTCGTGAAACACTCCAGGGAAGGTAAAATTGCTATTCTTATTgtttatgtggatgacattgTACTCACAGGGAATCACAAAGAAGAAATTGATCACGTGAAACTTCTCCTCAGTAGGGAATTTGAGATGAAAGACCTTGGACATCTAAAATATTTTCTGGGAATGGAAATAGCCAGATCTACTGGTGGCATATTTATTTCTCAACGCAAATATGTTACTGATCTTTTGCAAGAAACATGA
- the LOC142553186 gene encoding nuclear transcription factor Y subunit C-1-like codes for MENNPQQSSAAAYPPGVPYHHLLQQQQQQIQMFWNYQRQEIEQVNDFKNHQLPLARIKKIMKADEDVRMISAEAPILFAKACELFILELTIRSWLHAEENKRRTLQKNDIAAAITRTDIFDFLVDIVPRDEIKDEAAALGGTVGPAAAAGGVTGVPYYYPTIGQPMMGRPAVDPGVYMQAQPPPPSQAWQSVWQTAADDGSYASGGGASGGHGNLDGQG; via the coding sequence ATGGAAAACAATCCGCAGCAGAGCTCGGCGGCGGCGTATCCACCTGGGGTGCCGTATCACCACCTcctccagcagcagcagcagcagatcCAAATGTTCTGGAATTACCAACGCCAGGAAATAGAGCAAGTTAACGATTTCAAGAACCATCAGCTCCCATTGGCTCGAATCAAGAAGATTATGAAGGCAGATGAGGACGTGCGCATGATATCCGCGGAGGCACCAATCCTCTTCGCCAAGGCTTGCGAGCTCTTCATTCTGGAGCTCACGATCAGATCTTGGCTCCACGCCGAGGAGAACAAGCGCCGGACGCTCCAGAAAAACGACATCGCGGCGGCCATCACGCGTACtgatatttttgattttttggTGGACATTGTGCCGAGGGATGAGATCAAGGATGAGGCGGCTGCGCTGGGTGGGACTGTGGGGCCCGCGGCCGCTGCAGGTGGAGTCACTGGTGTTCCTTATTATTACCCGACGATTGGTCAGCCTATGATGGGTCGTCCCGCTGTGGATCCGGGGGTTTACATGCAGGCGCAGCCTCCGCCACCATCGCAGGCGTGGCAGTCCGTTTGGCAGACGGCGGCGGATGATGGTTCGTATGCCAGTGGCGGTGGTGCTAGCGGTGGCCACGGAAACCTCGACGGCCAAGGCTAA
- the LOC142553185 gene encoding heavy metal-associated isoprenylated plant protein 7-like has translation MGEEEKKSKEAGKPEDEEKKELESVKIEEKKSDESKAEQPPQPPPTPPQEIILKVYMHCEGCATKVRRCLKGFEGVEDVITDYRTSKVVVKGDKADPLKVLERIKKKSHRQVELISPIPKPLEEPKNTQDEKEMVKSEEEKKEAPRVITVVLGVYMHCEACAQEIKKRIQRMKGVENAEPDLKRSQVTVKGVFEPETLVEYVHRKTGKHAAIVATEAEKKKEGKSTEGGEPEKKEEEGEKEAKKPEENKDDTGGQGGEPPSEPAAEVDTSELEMKRSESYHYYSAQNHEFNPQRFVPEWTALYEYPPEMFSDENPNACTVM, from the exons ATGGGAGAG GaagagaagaaatcgaaggAAGCGGGGAAGCCTGAGGACGAGGAAAAGAAAGAATTAGAATCTGTCAAGATTGAGGAGAAGAAATCTGATGAATCCAAGGCGGAGCAGCCGCCGCAGCCTCCTCCTACTCCGCCTCAAGAAATTATATTGAAGGTTTACATGCATTGCGAGGGTTGCGCCACGAAAGTCCGCAGGTGTCTCAAAGGCTTTGAAG GAGTGGAGGATGTGATAACAGATTACAGGACGAGTAAAGTTGTAGTGAAAGGTGATAAAGCAGACCCACTGAAGGTTTTGGAGAGGATCAAGAAGAAGAGCCATCGCCAAGTGGAGCTCATTTCACCAATTCCAAAGCCACTCGAAGAGCCCAAGAACACTCAAGACGAGAAGGAGATGGTCAAATCTGAAGAGGAAAAAAAGGAG GCTCCTCGTGTGATTACAGTTGTGTTGGGAGTGTACATGCACTGTGAAGCTTGCgctcaagaaatcaagaaacgCATTCAAAGAATGAAAG GAGTGGAAAATGCAGAACCAGACCTTAAAAGATCACAAGTAACCGTGAAAGGTGTTTTCGAACCCGAAACTCTCGTCGAATACGTGCACAGAAAGACCGGAAAACACGCCGCTATCGTGGCAACGGAGGCGGAGAAGAAAAAGGAGGGAAAGAGCACCGAAGGCGGAGAACCGGAGAAGAAAGAGGAGGAAGGAGAAAAAGAAGCCAAGAAACCTGAAGAAAACAAGGACGACACCGGCGGCCAAGGAGGAGAGCCGCCGTCCGAACCGGCTGCAGAGGTGGACACTTCTGAGTTAGAGATGAAAAGGAGTGAATCCTACCATTATTACAGTGCACAGAATCACGAGTTCAATCCTCAGAGATTCGTACCAGAATGGACTGCATTATACGAATATCCTCCAGAGATGTTTAGTGACGAGAATCCAAATGC
- the LOC142553189 gene encoding bifunctional riboflavin kinase/FMN phosphatase-like isoform X1, producing the protein MENSCPKTRVFAVIFDLDGTLLNTEQVTKDILKNFLAKYGKIQDNEKEKKRLGMTQKESAIAIVNDYDLPLTPEQFTREILPMYYGKWKEAKPLPGADRLMRHLHKHGIQFALASNSLSKNIDGKISHHDGWKERFVTILGSDQVKSGKPSPDIYIEAANRMGVDPLHCLVIEDSLVGVKAGKSAQMKVVAVPSLQIGTDTFSVADSILHSLLEFQPELWGLPQFEDWVGKTLPIEPINLSGIFTDGLFHAYADNSLTVLPDQIWGLYLGWVKFDELKVSKAVISIGWSLGCCNFERKIDVCTLDGSNHNVYDGKMQLLIVGYLQRSISEDNILILNNLDILDEDKVTADAALSLPAFSHKLCKSFKREDYVVDDFRVESEI; encoded by the exons ATGGAGAATTCATGTCCAAAGACTCGTGTTTTTGCTGTTATATTTGATTTGGATGGGACCCTTTTGAATACAG AGCAAGTGACTAAGGACATTCTGAAGAATTTCTTGGCTAAATATGGGAAGATCCAGGACAATGAGAAGGAAAAGAAGAGATTGGGAATGACGCAGAAAGAATCAGCTATAGCAATTGTGAATGATTATGATCTTCCCTTGACTCCGGAACAATTTACTCGAGAAATCCTGCCAATGTACTACGGAAA GTGGAAAGAGGCAAAACCACTTCCTGGTGCTGACCGTCTTATGAGACATCTTCACAAACATGGAATACAGTTTGCACTCGCATCAAATTCTTTGAGTAAAAACATTGACGGAAAAATATCACACCATGATG gttggaaagaacgctttgTTACCATTCTTGGAAGTGACCAGGTCAAGTCAGGGAAGCCCTCTCCGGATAT ATACATTGAAGCTGCAAATAGAATGGGAGTCGATCCATTGCATTGTCTTGTGATAGAAGATTCTCT AGTGGGAGTAAAAGCAGGAAAGTCTGCTCAAATGAAGGTAGTAGCAGTGCCGTCACTCCAAATTGGAACAGATACATTTTCTGTTGCAGATTCCATACTTCACTCACTCCTAGAGTTCCAGCCAGAACTATGGGGTCTTCCACAATTCGAAGACT GGGTTGGAAAAACTTTGCCTATCGAACCTATTAATTTATCAGGCATCTTTACCGATGGGCTTTTTCATGCATATGCAG ATAATAGCCTTACTGTGCTCCCGGATCAAATCTGGGGACTTTACCTTGGCTGGGTCAAATTTGATGAGCTGAAAGTCTCAAAAGCTGTAATCAGCATAGGTTGGAGCCTTGGTTGTTGCAactttgagagaaaaatt GATGTTTGTACACTAGATGGAAGCAATCACAACGTTTACGATGGTAAGATGCAGTTGTTGATTGTGGGCTACCTTCAAAGGTCGATAAGTGAG GACAACATATTGATTTTGAACAACCTCGACATACTCGATGAAGATAAAGTGACTGCTGATGCTGCTTTGAGTTTGCCTGCATTTTCCCACAAATTATGCAAATCTTTCAAACGTGAAGATTATGTTGTAGATGATTTCCGTGTTGAGTCGGAAATCTGA
- the LOC142553189 gene encoding bifunctional riboflavin kinase/FMN phosphatase-like isoform X3, protein MENSCPKTRVFAVIFDLDGTLLNTEQVTKDILKNFLAKYGKIQDNEKEKKRLGMTQKESAIAIVNDYDLPLTPEQFTREILPMYYGKWKEAKPLPGADRLMRHLHKHGIQFALASNSLSKNIDGKISHHDGWKERFVTILGSDQVKSGKPSPDIYIEAANRMGVDPLHCLVIEDSLVGVKAGKSAQMKVVAVPSLQIGTDTFSVADSILHSLLEFQPELWGLPQFEDWVGKTLPIEPINLSGIFTDGLFHAYADNSLTVLPDQIWGLYLGWVKFDELKVSKAVISIGWSLGCCNFERKIVSTLFIAITVLDIYANENISFSQHL, encoded by the exons ATGGAGAATTCATGTCCAAAGACTCGTGTTTTTGCTGTTATATTTGATTTGGATGGGACCCTTTTGAATACAG AGCAAGTGACTAAGGACATTCTGAAGAATTTCTTGGCTAAATATGGGAAGATCCAGGACAATGAGAAGGAAAAGAAGAGATTGGGAATGACGCAGAAAGAATCAGCTATAGCAATTGTGAATGATTATGATCTTCCCTTGACTCCGGAACAATTTACTCGAGAAATCCTGCCAATGTACTACGGAAA GTGGAAAGAGGCAAAACCACTTCCTGGTGCTGACCGTCTTATGAGACATCTTCACAAACATGGAATACAGTTTGCACTCGCATCAAATTCTTTGAGTAAAAACATTGACGGAAAAATATCACACCATGATG gttggaaagaacgctttgTTACCATTCTTGGAAGTGACCAGGTCAAGTCAGGGAAGCCCTCTCCGGATAT ATACATTGAAGCTGCAAATAGAATGGGAGTCGATCCATTGCATTGTCTTGTGATAGAAGATTCTCT AGTGGGAGTAAAAGCAGGAAAGTCTGCTCAAATGAAGGTAGTAGCAGTGCCGTCACTCCAAATTGGAACAGATACATTTTCTGTTGCAGATTCCATACTTCACTCACTCCTAGAGTTCCAGCCAGAACTATGGGGTCTTCCACAATTCGAAGACT GGGTTGGAAAAACTTTGCCTATCGAACCTATTAATTTATCAGGCATCTTTACCGATGGGCTTTTTCATGCATATGCAG ATAATAGCCTTACTGTGCTCCCGGATCAAATCTGGGGACTTTACCTTGGCTGGGTCAAATTTGATGAGCTGAAAGTCTCAAAAGCTGTAATCAGCATAGGTTGGAGCCTTGGTTGTTGCAactttgagagaaaaattgTGAGTACATTATTTATAGCAATCACTGTTCTAGACATTTATGCTAATGAAAAC atttctttttcacaacacTTATAA
- the LOC142554321 gene encoding secreted RxLR effector protein 161-like produces MDPNIKLGEKGDHRLVDKGRYQRLVGKLIYLSHTRPDIGFVVSVISQFMNNPTEEHMTAAYRVLRYLKGSIGKGILFRKTTDRRTRVYSDADWAGSTTDRRSTSGYCTFVWGNLVTWRSKKQSVVARSSAEAEFRALAHGICEGMWLRRLLIELKMEENHPVEMLCDNQAAISISKNPVHHDRTKHVEVDHHFISEKIEDRVITVTYVPSPLQLADILTKALFRPTFAELSSKLGMMNLYDPP; encoded by the coding sequence ATGGATCCAAATATCAAATTGGGTGAAAAAGGGGACCATCGATTAGTAGACAAGGGAAGATATCAAAGATTAGTGGGAAAACTAATATATCTTTCACATACACGACCAGAcattggttttgtggtaagtgtTATCAGTCAATTCATGAACAATCCGACTGAGGAACATATGACTGCTGCATATCGAGTGTTGAGGTACCTCAAAGGATCCATTGGTAAAGGAATCCTATTTAGAAAGACTACCGATCGAAGAACTAGGGTATACAGTGATGCTGATTGGGCTGGATCCACTACCGACCGACGCTCGACATCAGGGTATTGTACATTTGTGTGGGGAAACCTAGTGACGTGGAGGAGTAAGAAGCAATCTGTCGTTGCCCGGAGTAGTGCAGAAGCAGAATTTCGGGCATTGGCCCATGGGATATGTGAAGGAATGTGGCTCAGACGACTGTTAATAGAGTTAAAGATGGAAGAAAACCATCCAGTTGAAATGTTGTGTGACAATCAAGCTGCCATTAGCATATCAAAGAATCCAGTACATCATGATAGGACGAAACATGTTGAGGTAGATCATCACTTCATTAGCGAGAAGATTGAAGATAGGGTTATTACTGTCACCTATGTTCCTTCTCCTCTTCAGCTAGCTGACATACTTACAAAAGCTCTGTTCCGTCCCACATTTGCTGAATTATCTTCcaagctgggaatgatgaatcTATATGACCCACcttga